From a single Pseudorasbora parva isolate DD20220531a chromosome 15, ASM2467924v1, whole genome shotgun sequence genomic region:
- the vamp4 gene encoding vesicle-associated membrane protein 4 isoform X1 has translation MREPEREEQLDPSMPPKFKRHLNDEEVTGSIRSERRNLLEEDSDEEEDFFLRGPTGPRFGGQNDKIRQVQSQVDEVIDVMQENISKVIERGERLDELQDKSESLSDNASAFSSRAKHLHRRMWWRDMKMKMIVALVVVILLLIIIIPVILRYR, from the exons ATG AGGGAGCCAGAGAGGGAGGAGCAGCTCGACCCCAGCATGCCCCCCAAATTCAAACGGCATTTGAATGATGAGGAGGTCACCGGCTCCATTCGCAGTGAGCGG AGGAACCTGCTGGAGGAAGACTCTGATGAAGAGGAGGACTTTTTCCT GAGAGGACCGACAGGACCAAGATTTGGAGGCCAAAATGACAAAATTAGACA GGTGCAGTCTCAAGTTGATGAGGTCATTGACGTCATGCAGGAGAACATCTCCAAAGTGATAGAACGTGGGGAACGTCTGGATGAGTTGCAGGATAAATCTG AAAGCCTGTCGGACAATGCGTCAGCGTTCAGCAGTAGAGCCAAGCATCTCCACAGAAGGATGTGGTGGAGGGACATGAAG ATGAAAATGATTGTAGCGTTGGTAGTGGTCATCCTTCTCCTTATCATAATCA ttCCTGTGATCTTGCGGTATCGCTAA
- the vamp4 gene encoding vesicle-associated membrane protein 4 isoform X2 translates to MPPKFKRHLNDEEVTGSIRSERRNLLEEDSDEEEDFFLRGPTGPRFGGQNDKIRQVQSQVDEVIDVMQENISKVIERGERLDELQDKSESLSDNASAFSSRAKHLHRRMWWRDMKMKMIVALVVVILLLIIIIPVILRYR, encoded by the exons ATGCCCCCCAAATTCAAACGGCATTTGAATGATGAGGAGGTCACCGGCTCCATTCGCAGTGAGCGG AGGAACCTGCTGGAGGAAGACTCTGATGAAGAGGAGGACTTTTTCCT GAGAGGACCGACAGGACCAAGATTTGGAGGCCAAAATGACAAAATTAGACA GGTGCAGTCTCAAGTTGATGAGGTCATTGACGTCATGCAGGAGAACATCTCCAAAGTGATAGAACGTGGGGAACGTCTGGATGAGTTGCAGGATAAATCTG AAAGCCTGTCGGACAATGCGTCAGCGTTCAGCAGTAGAGCCAAGCATCTCCACAGAAGGATGTGGTGGAGGGACATGAAG ATGAAAATGATTGTAGCGTTGGTAGTGGTCATCCTTCTCCTTATCATAATCA ttCCTGTGATCTTGCGGTATCGCTAA
- the myoc gene encoding myocilin, which yields MWFWAVLCASCLLMGTQAQGSASFRRGNGGNGRCQYSFTVDSPTEASCPSAGINPEMEAMKSRLGLLEALVARLVGADAASESSQGSGSQSGLQESYNQVMGENAQLQREKQRLDRQVQDLQQRMEELRQEAERLRSRPCTQQPPPRVPQNDNSFRPGSSLSHLVSRTGNTQGDKSSLRDPAWHYSNPGYQELTAVVTEVSAPNLEGPADISGCGDLVWVEDPEMHRKADSIAGKYGVWMQDPEAKEPYGPEMVWRIDAVGSDVRQLFGYENMDQLSRGFPTKVLLLPESVESTGATMYRGSLYYQRRLSRTLLRYDLLSESIAARRDLPHAGFHGIFPYSWGGYTDIDLAVDENGLWAIYSTNKAKGAIVISQLDPHNLEVKGTWETKIRKTSVANAFMICGKLYTVASYSSPNTTVNYMYDTATSQGKQISVPFKNRYRYNSMVDYNPVQRKLNAWDNYYIVSYKVRLGKQE from the exons ATGTGGTTTTGGGCTGTGTTGTGCGCTTCTTGCCTGCTCATGGGCACCCAGGCTCAAGGCAGTGCTAGTTTTCGTCGGGGGAATGGCGGCAATGGCCGTTGTCAGTACAGCTTCACAGTGGACAGCCCTACAGAGGCCAGTTGTCCATCAGCAGGTATAAATCCTGAGATGGAGGCCATGAAGTCCCGCCTGGGGTTGCTAGAGGCGCTGGTCGCCCGTCTCGTAGGAGCGGACGCCGCGTCAGAGTCATCACAGGGTTCTGGATCACAGTCAGGTCTCCAGGAATCTTACAACCAGGTGATGGGAGAGAACGCTCAGCTCCAGAGAGAGAAGCAAAGGCTGGACAGACAGGTCCAGGACCTGCAGCAGAGGATGGAAGAGCTCCGCCAGGAGGCTGAGAGGTTGAGGAGCAGACCCTGCACGCAACAACCTCCTCCCAGAGTGCCGCAAAATGACAACAGCTTCAGACCAG GTTCTTCACTTTCCCACCTCGTATCCAGAACTGGGAATACACAAGGAGACAAAAGCAGTTTAAGAG ATCCTGCATGGCATTACTCGAATCCAGGATATCAAGAGCTGACAGCTGTGGTCACTGAGGTATCTGCCCCAAATCTGGAAGGTCCAGCAGACATCTCAG GCTGCGGTGATCTGGTGTGGGTAGAAGATCCTGAGATGCACCGTAAGGCTGACAGTATTGCAGGTAAATACGGTGTCTGGATGCAAGACCCAGAAGCTAAGGAACCTTATGGTCCAGAGATGGTATGGCGCATCGATGCCGTAGGCTCTGATGTGCGTCAACTCTTCGGGTATGAAAACATGGATCAGCTGTCACGTGGGTTTCCTACCAAAGTCCTCCTCTTGCCAGAATCCGTGGAGAGCACAGGTGCCACCATGTACAGAGGCTCCTTGTACTACCAACGGAGGCTCAGTCGCACCCTTCTAAGATACGATCTACTGTCCGAGAGCATTGCTGCCCGCCGTGATCTTCCCCATGCGGGCTTCCACGGTATATTCCCCTACTCCTGGGGTGGTTACACAGACATCGACCTGGCAGTAGATGAGAATGGTCTATGGGCCATATACAGCACCAACAAAGCCAAGGGCGCTATCGTGATCTCCCAGCTGGACCCTCACAACTTGGAGGTGAAGGGCACCTGGGAGACTAAAATCCGGAAGACTTCTGTGGCTAATGCTTTCATGATATGTGGCAAGCTGTACACGGTTGCTAGTTACTCCTCACCAAACACCACCGTAAATTACATGTATGACACCGCAACCAGCCAGGGTAAACAGATCTCAGTGCCATTCAAAAACCGTTATCGCTACAACAGCATGGTAGACTACAACCCAGTGCAGAGAAAGCTAAATGCCTGGGATAACTATTATATCGTATCTTATAAAGTGAGACTTGGCAAACAAGAGTAA